AGGGTGCCTTACCTCGGCACAGCACTGGATAGGGCTGGGCTCATGAGTGTAGCTACAGAGAATCACCAAAGCTCAGGAAGTGGTCCAGACGAAACGAGCGTCCACGGTGTACCTCGGCTGTGCGTGGGGTCAGGTTTGGCCTGCTTCACTCCCTGCTGTGGTCAGGCTGGGCTGACCAGCAGAGACCGGGGCTTGTGCCTGCTGGCGTGCAGACCAGCCCGCCTGGCAATGGCGACATGGCGTGGTCAGCACTAAGCCCACTGTATGAGTGTCCCGGGGCTGCTAGAACCAACGACCACAACCTGGGCGTCccgaacaacagaaatgtattctctcgtGGTCCTGGAGGCCAGAGCCCAAAACCAAGGTGTCGGCATGCCGCTTCCTAcagctgcctctcccagctctcgGCGGTGCCAGCAACCCTGGGCCCTCCCTGGCTTGTGGCTGCACtgctccagtctctgccttcgTGTCACATGGCCTCCTCCCAgtgtctgtgtcttctcttcttccaaggacaccagtcattagaTGAGGGCCCCACTTCAGCGTGGCCGCACCGTAACTGTTTACGTCTGTAAAGACTGTCTTTCCAAACGAGGTCCCATGctgaggttctgggtggacatGAACTCGTGGGGGGTTCCTCGACCCAGAGCACCCACATTACGACGACAACAAAATCTCACTCCAGTAACCCATGCTCCTCGCCTTTCTCCTGCCCGCCAGCATGCCCCCGGAGTCCCCAAGATCCTGGTGGGGAACCGCCTGCACCTGGCGTTCAAGCGGCAGGTGCCCACGGAGCAGGCCCAGGCCTACGCCGAGCGCCTGGGCGTGACCTTCTTTGAGGTCAGCCCTCTGTGCAATTTCAACATCACGGAGTCGTTCACGGAGCTGGCCAGGATCGTGCTGCTGCGGCATGGGATGGACCGGCTCTGGCGGCCCAGCAAGGGTAGGCCCAGGGGCTGTTCTGGGGGCCACCTCTGCCCTCCAGATGCCAAGGTGGTTCAGCGGCCCCCTGGATAAGTGTCTGCCTCCCGGGACCCGTCTCAAGGCCAGTGTGTCCGTTCTCAGAGCAAGGCATTCAAGAGAAGTAATTACTACAGCTTTGTCAGAAAGGTCATGAGGGAGCTCCTGGGATCTGTACATGGGCAGAGGGGACGTCGCGGCAGGGCTTGCTGCATGTATAAGCCAGGGCCACGGGTGTCTGAGCCTTGGGAAGGCGGGAGAACAGGTGTGGGCACCACCCCTCATGGCCAGCCCAGGTGGGGACATCCACTAAGCATGGTTTATCGTTTCTCTCCCAAGTGCTGAGCTTGCAAGACCTCTGCTGCCGGGCGGTCGTGTCCTGCACGCCGGTGCACCTGGTGGACAAGCTCCCGCTCCCCATTGCCTTAAGAAGCCACCTGAAGTCCTTCTCGATGGCCAACGGCCTGAATGCCAGGATGATGCACGGCCGTTCCTACTCCCTCACCACCAGCTCCACCCACAAAAGGAGCAGCCTCTGCAAAGTGAAGCTCGTCCGCCCCCCACAGAGCCCCCCCAAAAACTGCACCAGAAACAGCTGCAAAATTTCTTAAGGCCCTGAAAGAAACACGGTGGAACCTCTTTGGGAGAAACTCGGCGTTACCCCGGCAGCTGGCGGATGCATCTCAGATTCCGGGAGAAACTCGGCAAATGCTGCTTGTGAATGTGTGCGACGCCTTCCGTGTGATGGAAACACTACACCGTCGGACTTCGAATTTCTACGTGGATGTGCATGAAGCTCTTGTTTTCGATGTGTGTTTATAAAGGGAAAATTAGTACTCTGCTCAACTCTTGGTAACATGAAATTCTGAATGTTACTTTATTATGATTGCACTGCaactttttccttaaaataactgCTTTTGTAAGAACGGTGATATTGGAGTGATTAATATAAATTCACTGGAATTTGAGAAGCAATGGTAGTGGGATAATTTAGAGTCATTGATATTACGAGAGGGGTCTTTTTGTGAACCTCCTTTTTAATGTCAAAGCACCAATTTATAAAACGCTGCAGATGTAGAGGTTAGGTGCAACTGATCTGTCCAGTTTGTGTATGAAATGGATTTGATAAAGTTTTTGCTAGTTATTTACTACATTTTGGGATTAATAAGtgatttatatgcatatttttctgtaaatctacagTTTTTTGTACAAGATATTCTACAGGTTACGAAGCTAAGGGAAGAAAATGCCAAAGATACCTCTAGTTATGTTGAACACAGCCAACGCAGTTTCGACAGGTCAAGGAAGAGCTGTTTCAATAAGGAATGAAGTGAAAACacttatttaagaaaatgtttctcaacaataaaatgtatagttGTTTCTCTCTTGGTAGAGTTGGCAGCCGGTtctttctaattttgtatttatttatttatttatttttgagacagagtttcgctcttgttgcccagggtggagtacaatggcacgatctcggctcaccgcaacctccgcctcccgggttcaagcgattctcctgcctcagcctcccgagtagctgagatcacaggggtgcgccaccacacccagctaatttttgtatttttagtagagatggggtttcaccatgttggtcaggctggtcttgaactcctgacctcaggtgatccacccacctcggcctcccaaagtgctgggattacaggcatgagccaccgcgcctggccagattttgtgtatttattatagCCCTTTACTTCACCGCGCCACTGCCTGGTGTAGACATCACATATCAGAGCTAATACACGACGCTGGCAGCGAGGCTGAATCCTTGAACTGTTGTCACCTGCTGAGAAAGGGTTTCTTTTCCGGAACGGAAgtgcagaggaggggagagggaagagttAAAAGCTGGCACCCAGGCATGTGCCTGTCTGAGAAATCCGAGCCGAGCTCCGAGGGGCTGTCGGGGATTCCCCACGAAGATGCAGCCCCTGACCCCGACGGCCTCAGAGCAGGGCTGACCACAGAGACCTCCAGGGCCGCTGTCTTCCTGGTCACGCTGTTGAACGTTTCTCTGTGGCTGGGGGTTGCAAATGAGAgactaaaccaaaaaaaaacgaAGCGAGAAAATGCTCAGATGTTCCTAGTTCCTGCCGATGATCTGTAGATTCTTAGAAACTCAAGGGACccggctgggcgtgatggctcacacctgtaatcctagcaggtcaggaggccgaggaggccggatcagaggtcaggagttcaagaccagcctggccaacgtgaggaaaccctgtctctaatgaaattacaaaaattggcTTGGCatggcagcgcatgcctgtaatcccagctactcgggtggctgaagcaggagaatcacttgaacctgggaggcaggggttgcagtgagctgagatcgcgccactgcaccccagcctgggcgacgagtgaaactctgtctaaaaaaaaaagaaaagaaatttaagggACCCTAGATTCAGGGGCAAAGCCTGTATTCAGAGAtggaactgaggcccagacaggAGAGGAGCACTGGTCCCTGCAGGTGGAGCTGGGCTTGGGGGTGTCTGGCTACCTGGGCACGGCAGCCACAGGGACAAAGTCCATGGGGAGACAGGGGTGTGGTCTGTGGACAGAAGGTGAACCCTGAGGGGACAGTGCCTGGAGAGGGTGGCCAGCCTTGTGCAGACACACTGTGAAGACCTCTGCACCCTTCTCTCTGCTGTGCCACAGGTGGGGGTGAGAACGACAGGGCCGACCTCCCAGCTGCAAATACAAGGACACTGAGATGCACAAAAAGGAGAGTCCAGGTTGAAGAAACCCACGTTGAGGGGCCTCTTCTCCCTCCGTTCCCAGCTCGGTGATGGCGGAGGGTAAGGAAATGGATCCTCCCGTTGCAACATTAAACCAGGCCAAAcctgtatttttctcttccttcctttttcttgttttgtaacTGACGGCTCCTCAGGACTACCAATAATGTCCTAGAAGGAATAGAATAAAGTTTCCCAAGGCTTTGTGACTCAGAGCCCTTTGGAGGTGTTCACGGAACGCACGGGCTGCCCGGAGGCCTTGGCCCTCCAGGGAATCACCACGAGAAGTCCCCAGAAGCGGAACAGGCAGCAAGGAGGCTCCCCGGGATCTCccagagggagcacagccctgccaaGGTATTGGTTTTGGACTTCCGGCTTCCAGAGCTacgagaaaataaatatttgttatttaagccaccagGTTTGTAGcgatttgttatggcagcctcaCGAAACTCCTACAAGGAAGTGAGTTACGCTCACGGCAGAAAGTGCTACAGCAAACCAAGGTAGAACAAAAACAGACGAAACCTAATACAGACTGGACTGTGTAGAAGACTGTGTGTTTGGGTGGTGAATatacaaaaaacataaattaaacCTTAGAGAAACTTTGTCATTTTCTTGTCATGTTCAGAGGTGCGGCCTGTTGCTTTAGATCTACAGATTCTTACACACCTTTCTTCTCTTAAGAAAGGCTAGCACCTGCCTTTTAAAACCACTGtcctggcagggcgcggtggctcatgtctgtaaccctaacactttgggaggctgaggcaggcggattgcctgagcttaggagttcaagaccagcctgggcaacatggcgaaaccctgtctctactaaaaatacaaaacactagccgggcatcgtggtgcatgtctatagtcccagctactgaggaggctgaggcatgaaaattgcttggacctgggaggtggaggttgcagtgagctgagattgcaccactgcactccggcccgcgtgacagagtgaggctccatctcaaataaaaataaaaccactgtCCCTACCCTGCCGCAGTGCTGAACTCGAGCTGATACTGTTTCTTCTCCTCTACATTCCCATGATGACAGCAAACCCTGCTGGAGCACAGAGGCCCTGAGCCACTATGGAGAGCGATTCCAAACTCCACCTAGTCTCAAAGCAGCTCTGTTGCTCCAGCCTTCACCCTCTTCTAGGTGAGGTGACCGGCTGCTTCCCAGCAGCCCAGAGGTGCTGTCAAGGCTGGTAGCCAAAGGCCACCGTGAACGCCCCTGAGTTGCTGCAGCACGGAGTCCCCCACCATCGAGAGGGTGCTGGGGAGTCGGGGAGGATGGGCGGGACTTGGGCAGCTTCGTGGAGGTTTTGGGGAGCATTCACAGCAACTGCTACACCCTGTTCGATGCTATCAGGAAGCAGGGGTGACTCTGGGACTTACTATCTTAATAATTCTTATCTAGAAGGTGAGAAAAGTAGAGCAAGGTGCAAGGCGTCATTGGTAAAAAGTGGCAGTCACTCACATCCAGCAGGATGGGGAGTGTTGGTAGTCGGGGAGGTGGGCACTGCTCCCGCCTGTGTGCAGAGGGGACCCTGCTTTTGTCCTGCCCCCTAGTCACAGGGCAGCCTTGTCCGTGGGGCCAGGTCCAACAGGAGCCTTCCAGGGCCTCACCGTGCGTGCTCAGGGGCTGCCTTGCTCTTTCTTGGTGCCCTTTGAGGTGACAGGAAGATCGCCGTGTGGGCCACGGTGAGAGGCAGGCATACCGGTCTCAATGCCTTTGACTGGGCAGACGCTGACCGCCCAGTTCAGCTGGAGGAAGACTCCATGTGTTGCTCAAAGCCAGTAGCCACCATCTGCTGGTTTCTTGATTCCTTGCcttgaatgtttttctttctttcttttagagacagggtctcactctgttgctcaggctggagtgcagcggcacaatcacagctcactgcagccttgaatcctGGGCTCAGTGGTCTTCCCACCTCGCCCTCCGGAGTAGctgactgcaggtgtgcaccatcacacctgggtttttttttttttttttggcgacagGGTCTTcataagttgcccaggctggtctcaaactcctgggctcaagtgatcctcccacctcagcctcccaaagtgctgggattacaggcgtgaggatTAAAGGTTCCAGAGTGCCCAGGCTGAAATCTTAACACTGCTCCACGTTCCACTACAGGAATGGGGATAAGGGAGATGGGCTTCTTAAAGGGTCCTCTAATGGTTCTATTTGGAAATGGATCCTACACGTAACAGTTCACGTGTGTCTACTGGAATGAACAGTAGTACTGTTATGAATATCAACACCTGTGTGCCCAACACACAGCAGCTGAAGCGGAAGGAGAAGTAGAGTCTTACCTGCCAAGCCCTTGGCGCAGGTTTCAAGGTCTGTTACTGTTGCTGTGATAAACTGCCACAGCCCGCGGGCCTGAAACAACAAAAGTGTGTTCTGTCACTGTTCTGGAGTCCAAGTCCAAAATCAGCATCACTGGGCTGAGATCAAGGCGTGGCGccctctggaggctctggagGGTCCTTgcggcctcttccagcttctgggggccccgggcattccttggcttgtggccacatcactgcAGTCTCTGTCTCCGTCTCCGTCCCCATGTAGTGTTTACTGTTGGTCAATGCTTCCTCTGCCTGAAGAAGCATGTGATGGCACTTGGGGACACCCAGACAACTCGGGACAGTTTTCCTGTCTCAGGGCCTCTTGCTTTATCATATCTGCAGagaccctttttccaaaataaaagaataccttaagtatttattttgttaactttttttttttttgagacagagtatctcacagaggctggagtgcaatggcccgatctctgctcactgcaacctctgccttccgggttcaagcaattatcctgcctcagcctcccaagtagctgggattataggtgtccgtttaccaccatgcccagctaatttttgtatttttagtagagacaggtttttgccatgttggtcaggctggtcttgaactcctgacctcatgatccacccacctcggcctcccaaagtgctgggattacaggtgtgagtcactgtgcccagccaggaataaCACATTTAAAGTTTCCAGAGATGACAACCTGGTATCTTTGAGGGCCATTCTTCAGTCTAATACAACTATCACAAAGTAACACAAAGTTAGTGACTTAAAGGaacacacatttattctcttacagttctggaggaaaGAGCTAAAATAAAGGTATCCatagggctggttccttctggaatCTCCAGGGAGAGTCAATCCCCGGCCTCCTGAACCTCTAGACAGCAGCATTCCTGGGCTGCTTGCTGCGTCCCTCCAgtctgcctctgtggtcacacTACAGCCCTCTCAGCgactctcttccctcttccctgtaAGGACCCTCGTGATTCCATGTGGGGCCCGCCTGCATCATCCAGGTCTCTCTCAGCGACCCCCTTCTCTCTGTCCTGTAAGGACCCTCGTGATCCCGCCTGGATCATCCAGGTCTCTCTCAGCGACCCCCTTCCCTCTTTGCTGTAAGGACCCTCGTGATCCCACCTGGATCATCCAGGTTAACCTCCCCATCTCAAGGTCCTTGAGGtagtcacatctgcaaagtcctcgCTGCCATATACGGCAACACATGCACAAGCTCTGAGCACGGGGATGGGGGTGTCGTTGGGGGCTGTTCTTCAGGGTCAACCACACGCCCTTCCCCATTgcagattctttttttgttgttgttgagacagagtctcgctcttgtcacccaggctggagtgcagtggtacaatctcagctcactgcagcctccgcctcctgggttcaagtgattctcctggctcagcctcccgagtaactgagactacaggagcccgccaccacgcccagctaatttttctatttttagtagagatggggtttcactgtgttagccaggctggtctcaaactgctgacctcaggcaatctgcccgccttggcctcccaaagtgctgggattacaggagtgagccactgcacccggcctactgtAGATTCTTCTCTTGCCCCGAGCAGTAACCACCATCTCCAATTCTGTGCAAACCATCCTCCTGgttttctttatatgtttatgtgtgtccAAATATGTTGTATCTTTAAACAATACATCGTTAGGCCAGgtacagcagctcacgcctgtaatcccagcactttgggaggctgaggcaggcatatcctttgagcctaggagttcaagaccagcctgggcaacatgatgaaaccctgtctctactaaaaatacaaaaaattaagctggcatagtggtgtgtacctgtagttccagctactcaggaggctgaggtgggaggatcacctgagcccaggagatatatacatatatatataaatacatatatatagataaatacatatatataaatacatatatataaatacatatatataaatacatatatatataaatacatacgtgtgtgtgtgtgtgtgtgtgtgtaatttctaTTCTCTCCACCCCCAGAGGTGAGACTCTgctttctgcctgccttggagAAGGGTGGGTGAGATGAGCCATGTCCCTCACTCCGAGTCGCA
The window above is part of the Symphalangus syndactylus isolate Jambi chromosome 14, NHGRI_mSymSyn1-v2.1_pri, whole genome shotgun sequence genome. Proteins encoded here:
- the RAB40B gene encoding ras-related protein Rab-40B; its protein translation is MSALSSPVRAYDFLLKFLLVGDSDVGKGEILASLQDGAAESPYGHPAGIDYKTTTILLDGRRVKLQLWDTSGQGRFCTIFRSYSRGAQGVILVYDIANRWSFDGIDRWIKEIDEHAPGVPKILVGNRLHLAFKRQVPTEQAQAYAERLGVTFFEVSPLCNFNITESFTELARIVLLRHGMDRLWRPSKVLSLQDLCCRAVVSCTPVHLVDKLPLPIALRSHLKSFSMANGLNARMMHGRSYSLTTSSTHKRSSLCKVKLVRPPQSPPKNCTRNSCKIS